taatggtGCATGAGTTAAAACCAGCAGTGGGTCTTACTAAAACTAGCTTAGTTGAATTAAGAAATGAAGAAATTAACAATATTCTTGATTCATATTtacataagtttaaaattaagaacAAGTTATATAGTTCAACCACTCTTGTTGCTTCGTAGAGAAATTAAATCAAGAGTTTGTTGAGATAACTTTGATAGTATTAATTTTGgtatccaaataaaaaaatctgcaGTCAATCTGCCATTGATAGACGAAAGATTTGGTTCACTGTTAAACCATATATTCAAATCAACAGCTTGGTTAAATCTGCATATTTGAACAGAAGACAAGATGTATAGTGAGGCCAGCATCTTTTTATTGCTAAGTGAGtttaaatttcttctggaaGCTGCAGGATTGGACATAAAAATGGTTCTCTCTGAATGGAAAACTGCAAAGCTCACAATAAAAGCGAAGTATGAAGTAGTCACAGCTTTGCAACTAtggcaaaaaatgtttttatatcatgAAAAAAAGTTCCTAAACCTGCTTCTTCTCATTGAACTTATCATGGTCTAATTCGTCTGTAGAACATATTTTCAGTTatatacaaagatatatataccGTTATACTCACAGATCACCagtaaaaaatgaagttatagAAGACTCCATAATGATAGCTAGAAATGACCCAAGTTTTACCTTTTATGAACGAGATAAGATTTTGGGTAGAGCCAATAAAAGGAAGAACTATTTGTCTTAAATCAGCTGATGCAATCATTGCAACAAATTATAACGACGAAAGcagtttctaaaattttaaaaatataaaaacatacaacttaAAATCATGTAATCTTTTGCATGTAATCAGTACTGGTAAGCAAATACTTGGACCCAAATCAGAGCCAAAccattcttttaaaagatatttgaaaaactcagttaaaaaaatataaattttttagttctttttactataaaaataaaaccttcaaaacataaatacattttcagaagaacactttttatttcaactttaaaaaaaaatggtaccATCATAAgcagttttgtttttactattctgattcactcccaacaagactgcaagcaaccattattaagttgggagttactagaataatagagcaaggaaatgtttgacaaaaaacttaaaaagttgaaggttgtatgagtcaggaaaacataaagatgggagagagttccaaagggttaaagtgcagagaaaaaaactaaacaagtaaaagtttttagagcattcagggacagatacagtaaaaaaatgagactttgATGAAAGACGAGTCGAGCAAGAATGAGctttggttgatggaactaaaTATGAAGCTCCTTTGCTTTCATCTCTAGTTCCACCAATGCTTACAATGCATTTtatggaccttgtctagaaaagaaagagcatcattagaagaaccagcctaaATATGACCATACAGGGATGaaaagagatttgtagaggtagagaatggaatcaggagagagCAAATGAAGTGCAAATTAAAGAGaaacaaccttagcagatgctaatataacaattgattgtatatattttttccatgaaagatcactagtaaattatatttattcttttatttaccattttatcaatattgtcttgatttatttagttgcttttgaaacttgtttttttttgttgttgttgttagaattagttttttttattcttagataattaaaatgaaatatcatttaaaaaaatttcaatttcctttttttatttatcaaagttttaagGCGGTAAAATTTGCTAGCAATATTTGCGCAGTGTATGAAAAAGtgttatagttaaaaaaaaaaaatttgtgattaGCATGCTAATTTCAAATGGGGTTATATAAGGTAATGTGGTTATAAATGGTAATGTAAGTCTAATTGATATTTATCAGTTCTTCTGAAGAATGgcttaatacaaaaatttcttttatttttactggtGGTTATAACTTTTTCTCAACTCATTTAGTCAAAACttaaatcttgaaaaataaaGGTACTGTGTGGAGAAACAAATTGATCACTTCTAGTTTGCAAAGCTCTACCACTATACCACTACCACATATTTAAAGCATCATTAAAGGcactttatgtttaaataattgatCAAGTAATTAAATAGGATACCTTAAAGGCAAACCTTGTTATGGTAGGCTTTATGTTcctttaataaatttcaaaataagtttttgttccTCAAAAgcttatatatcataaataccCTAACAAGTATTGACTAAGCAAACACAATATTAAACACACACAatattattgaattaaattaataCAAACAAATGTTGTAATTAATAACCATACCAACTATCAACTTTCCATCAATAACTCCAACAGTTGCAGGAATAGCACCATATTTTTTCACAACATTTTCAACCTTTAGAGCAGTGCTACAcatatagatattaaaaaatgaaaagattttattacAATCAACATTACTACAAGCAGATGTGAAACTAATTCagatttaaaacataattaatgAAGTTGTCGAAGAATCAAAATTGTTCTTTTGTCgcaaaattaactaaaaaaatcttacttaaaCTAATTTACTAGCAACAATAACCACAAACCTGTAAGCGTTACCCCAAGTTGTAAGCGTTACTTACCTTAAGTTGTCTGGATAAGGCATTCCATGAGTTATAATTGTTGATTCAAGAGCAATAACTGgctgataatttttaaatgcagtttTAACATGATCgccaactttaaaaaactcaGGAGGAATAGTTCCAATTCTTCTATTTATTTGGAACAAAGATTTTGTGTATCTTTTTTCTAGCCAGGAAAATGTTCTCATGGGAAATGCTTTATACATTTCTCTTtaacaattttgaataaatttaaattcttataaattgttttatcaataatggGGTAAAAAAACTACTGTGAAAAGTATAAACATCAAGTACTTATTTACATGATTAACAGTCTTccagataaattaaaatcaggtttggaattttttttaaaagtgtagacctggaaatttttaaaatgtatgcgtattcacttaaatatatatcaaaaactcAAAACCTAATTTTAACTTATATGAGAAAGGCCAAACCTATTTATACATGacttatttgataaagttttttataataaaaataaaacaaaacaaaaaactaaatgacAGGGacatttcataatttattttgaatgagTTATTATACATGTGTTCATTTTAGATCCaggaaaaaaattacaatatgcGCATTCCTAGAtcaaaaaaatatccaaaacaATGGCATTGCTTTAACATCTAAAAATTAAGATactaaatgaaaagtataagaTGGAATATATGAAtcatataaaatgtttcatatataaaaattttgaaaactgaagttattaaaatttagtatttttctttttttttaatttagaagtacaactattatcaaattcagTAGctgttcttttctttttaaatgaagatttatCAATCgaattcttcttttttaatttagtagtaCAATTATTAtcagtttcggtaacttttttcttcttttttactgGAGAATTATCCATGGaattcattttctttattaattttttattttgtttaatgttagGTGCAGTTGTACACTCGCTAATTTCACATGTATCGACTAGATTTGAATCAATTGATTCATTATCATCTTCATTATTTTCACTATTGTTTTCAACATCAGAATTTAACACAAAATCAGGAATAGAAATTTCAGTTTCTTTGCTAGGTGATTTTTGACCTTGATCGTTACAATTTAAACCAGTTTTTtcagcttctttttttaaaaaataggcttttttaaatctataaccTGTAACATGCTGCTCAATTTCGTGAggcaaattatttatttctttttttgtgagCGTGCAAAATAAACAAGATTTCGATTTTCTACTAGGcagaaaatattctttatatggACCTTCAATTACTTTGTCAATAGTATGTATAGACTTAACTTTGGAAAAcaagttttgaaacttttttccaCTTGTGTAATTTTCAATAGACTTTAGAGAGTAAGGTATTTCATGTTGAGTGAgtttacaaacaaattttttacgaCCTTCTTGATCAATCACTTGGAAAATACCCGGATacagtttcaaaaaaactttaatttctttatcaaCTTTGTCAGCCATATTTTTGTGTAACCACGTGACGATTACTCTTAGATCGAAATAACAGACATAAGTTCACCTGAATatgaataatttgaaaaatgtgttacatcttatttttttgaataatatatcggttaagatattttattaacctatattgattaaatataatttttaaatttcaatagttTATCAAagcctaaaatatttttaaaatttttacccaCAGCCTCGTTTACAAACAGTCCTCAGGTTTAAACGCGTGGAATATACGACTCAATTCTTTTACTTCCAAGTTATTCCTGTAAGTTTGCGTTTCCCAATTTATCTGAGATCTCTAAATTAGTTTTGATTatcatttgtatttaaattaaataaacgaaaatattttctttaaataaaatttgttttaataagaatattttCATTTAGACCTCGTCTTTAAACCGTTAGGCAATCCTTACTATATACAAAATGGTTAGGGAAGACAGGAAAGCATGGAAAGCGAAGTACTTCGCTAAAATTGATAAGATGTTAGATGAATTTCCGCGATGTTTCCTCGTAACTGTTGACAATGTAGGGTCTAAACAAATGCAACAAATTCGAATAGCATTAAGAGGAAAAGGAGAAGTTCTTATGGGTAAAAATACGATGATGCGTAAAGCCTTAAAAGCTAAATCTCAAAAGATTCCTGGTCTTGAAAAGTAAGTATTCCGCATGACAATTAactaaccaaaataaaatatattttagatagtaacaaatacatttattttgaattatgaTAAAAGCTGTTGaatgattattaatttttttaaattttagaattctACCATATCTTGTTGGAAATATTGGCTTTATATTTACCAAAGAAGATTTAACTGAAGTTCGTGATTTGGTTctcagtaacaaaaaaaatgctccTGCAAAAGCCGGGTCAATTGCTCCTCTTGATGTGTTTATTCCAGCTGGTAACACTGGTATGGGTCCAGAAAAAACCTCCTTTTTCCAAGCACTGTCAATTCAAACCAAGATTACAAAAGGAACTATTGAAATACTTAGTGATATTCATTTGATCAAGAAAGATGTCAAGGCAGGTTCATTTGATTTCAAAAGATACATTTTCTCAACTTGACATtaactaaatttacttttaattatatctaCTACCTTTTTTAGTTAATACATTGGTGCTATGCATTATAAGGAACATAATaccttaaacaaaaataaaaaattaatgtttgttaaactttttgacCAAAATTTATGAATATGCGTAGCATAGTCATTTtagtaatacttttaaagtattttctttgtaaaataatacaagtttaaaatatcAGCTGATAAAGTAATGTGATTTTCAAATGTATTATATTAGGTTGGTGCTTCTGAAGCTGCTCTTCTTGCTATGTTGAACATTCAACCATTTTACTATGGTTTAGTCATCAAACAAGTTTATGACAATGGAAGCATTTTCAGTCCTGATATTCTTGATATCTCTGACGATGATATAATGAAGAAATTTTattcagtttgttttttattttatatttatatatgtataaatgaagTTACATGTGCATATATATAGATACGAGTTTAATAggttttctttaaacaaaatttatttgaattaaaaatttaatcgatTTAAAGGGTGTCGCAAATGTTGCTGCTGTTTCTTTGGCAATTGGGTACCCAACAGCTGTATCTGTTCCTCACTCTATCAGTAATGGATTTAAGGTAAGTTTAGTTTCAGAATATTAAACTTCAATActatgtttattttagttttaaaatattttgttcttaagtattataataattatagctactattttttattcatttttatagaaTGTCGCAGCTGTTTGTTTGGAAGCAGATATCTCAATTCCACAAATTGCTAAggtaaatatgtttatataaataatatatctttatttgcAGTAAAATAAGCAATTATCAATTAAGATAAATAACAGCTTTAGAAGGTTGTAGTTATCACTATTTGTATAAGTAGGTTGGCTTCATAGTAtctatataaatgtattttttagctTAAGCAggttaaaatgcattttaatttatttggtgTGGGGGAGGGGAGGGGAGGTGTTatcagtttttatataatttagtataaacTTATACCTTTGCTGTAAATCTAAAGTATTAGTTGAACTGTTATGCAAATACATCTAGCGTTGTTATTGCTGTATTgttattatgtatttaaattttgtattaacaaTAGATATCTACAAGTCTATCGTTTTATCAACAAAAGTAGATTATTAAATGcaagttaaaattgtttaaattgtacttaaattaaactaatttttattagatcAAGGAGTATTTGGCTGATCCCAGCAAATTTGCTGTTGCTGCAGCTCCTGTTGCTGCCCCAGCTGCCGCTGCTCCAGCAGCTGCAAAGAAGGAGGAAGTGAAAAAAGAAGAGTCAGAGCCATCTGATGATGATATGGGTTTTGGACTATTTGATTAAATGTTGTATATGTAAATCCAGTAGATTGTTTCtgcattttgtttatttatatagtttttttttgctatttgcCAGAGTTGTTTCACTACCTAATTTATGAGTGTCATGAGAGAGTTACCTGTTtcataatttaattgtttttcctTATTATGGAATGTAGCTTTTGATACAGAGGGAATGTATGTTCCCTCTGTATCGGAAAGTAATCCCAGAGTCAAACTACTTAAAgcattaataaacttatattaacatttatattaaactgACTGGTAAATTTAAGGtcttaaaaatattcataagaaaattgttaacCTCAGTAAATCCTTTGATATAACTTCATGGCCTTTAACTAAGTCACAAAAAAACTAAGTCACAAATGCCTATCACTAGATCAAAATATACACGTAAActgaaaattattattgatgAGGCTAATTCTATTTGCTACCTcaaatattaagtattatacattttatgtttttatcaaatgtacCGCAATTTAATTATTCtatattataatctaaaaagttgttgtttgtaacaataattatataagtGTGAATACGAAAGATGCACACTTTGTAAATCTCTAAGCAAATTTGCTTAgagatttacaaaatattggaTCAGTACATGGTAAGGCTAATTCTATTTTCTCCACTGTATATAGGGCTGTAAATCCGGGCTCGTGTTCGTGAACGGCTCGACAAGAGCTCGTTCATGTTCGGCTCGAATGGTAAACGAGCCGggcttgaacaaaaaattaggcTCGTTTATTAAACGAGCCGAGCTTGATCATCATAGGCtcgattatatatatatatatatgtatatatatatatacatatatatatatgtatatatatatataaaaatatatatatatatatacatatatatatatataaatatatatatatttatttatattataataatatatatgtaataaataaaattgtgatatatatattaatatataaaaaaaattatttacagacGAGCCTTAAAcggacaatttttttattactaaatgaGCTTTAAACTAACAGGTTACAATAATTAAACcgagttttaaaattaaatttagatgtGCATCAAATAGTAAAATCCAATTGCATtgagtaataatattaataataatatatatatatttctattatatatatttatttatatattatacataaattattaaaaaacacttatcaAACTTTATCAGCTTcattttacactatttaatCAATAAAGGCTTATGAGAAAGAAATAGTgttttcagaaataatttatatacgttttatatatatatatatatatatatatatatatatatatatttatatatatatatatatataaaacatacaagttcgaaaaaacaatttttttaaaaattgcgaCTTTATTCTCTGTTATTGGATGTTATTTATTCTATGTTAATGGAGATATCATCTCCATTAACATAtctcgtaaaaaaaaagatttgctaAAAAACTCATTCGTTCTAAAAAATCGTAATTTCCGATCAGATTTGTCCTCTGAGGTTTTCTTAAATTTGAGAATGTCTCCTCATAAGGATTTAGATATGGTGAGTATCGGGGTAAAAAACGAATTTCATAGGGATAACTAttctaaaaatctgaaaatGAATGATGAAACTTAACGTTGTCTATCAACAACGTAAACTCTTCTTTTTTCCCCAAAATACTTTTCAGAGTATATAAGAATCCTTTAAAGATATCCGCTGTCGCCCCCACGCGCATTATTGCTTTACTATGGACTATGTTAACCAATTCAATGCTAATATCATGGTTATGTTACGCCCTCTTGAACGGCCTTTCATCAATGTTAATGATATTTCTGTAACATTGTTGCAATGTCAAGTTTAAATACCatgaaacatatttttcttcttttaccTTTGCGGTATTTCGTCTTTCActaatttatcttaaaattttacatgtataatttaatttttttaattattgccaTAAGGATATTAACATCAATTCCCAATTCTACCTTTATCTCTTGTAGATTATAGCTTCTGTTATCTCCAATTAACTCGTATAGCTTATTTCTTACTTCCTCAATACAACATGACTGTCGAAACTCATCTTTAATACCAGGGTTGATATTacctgtttatatatattgatggaCCAGGCGTCGTATTGAAGTCTCACTTCTATGCATGAgttttgatgaaattaatataattaatataattataataatgaaatttcttACTTCAACATTAATTTCTGAACGTTGTATTAGTGCGTTATTCATTtgagagttttaaaaaattaatcagaaAACTTGCAAAATTGTATATAAGGAAGTTGAATAAAAtgaagcaataaaaacaaaactatttatcATGATAAAGAAAAACCACCAGATTGAATGTAAAAAAGCAAccagattaaatgcaaaaaactaccagattaaatgcaaaaaccgGTATAGAGGTGGGTTTCGACAGTCAGGTTGTACCGAGGAAGTAAGAAATAACCTACATGAGTTAATTGGagataacaaaaactataatctACAGGAGATAAGTTATAATTGGGATTTGATGCAATGTCTTTACAATATAGCgatggttaaaaaaattgaattatacgTACATAATATTAAGACCCATTAGTGAAAGACGCAATACTGTAGAAgtaaaagaagaaagaaaaacatATGTTTCATGGTATTTAAACTTGACAGTGCAACAACGTTACagaaatatcattaatattgaTGAAAGTCCGTTCAATTTTCATATGATAAGAAACCACAGATACAGTCTCTGAGGAACAACCCCAAATCAACGTGTATTGTCATCAAGAGGCTGTGACATAACTATGGTATTagcattaaattgtttaaacatagTCCACATTGAAACAATAATTGGCGTTGGTGTGACAGCAGGTATTTTTAAAGGATTCTTAAATacacttaaaagtattttgggGGAGGAAGAAGAGTTTACCTTGTTGATAGGCAACGTTAAGTTTCATCATTCATTATCAGATTTTTATGACAGTTATCCCtatttaattccttttttaCCCCGATACTCACCTCTAAATTCTAAATTGTATTAATATAGCATAGCatcatttctttctaatgaGTCTTTATTAAtcaaacacagtgtaaaatgaaaaaagtttggtaagtgattttttactaaagtgtgtatatatatatatatatatttatatatatatatatatatatatatatatatatatatatatatatatatatatatatatatatatatatatatatatatatatatatatatatatatatatatatatatatatatattattgttattattattaatattattattactccATGCTATTGGATTATACTATTTGTTAcatatctaaatttatttttaactggaatatataaaatattttttattactaatcaTTTAAACAACTCATAAcattcaatataaaattgatataaattttaaaactgccagattgaatacaaaaaaccgtcagattaaatgcaaaaaacccGCCAGATTGAATGCAAAAAACCGCtagattaaatgaaaaaaacactAGACTCGTGCAAAAAACTAccagattaaatgcaaaaaccCGCAACATTTTTATGGCAGTGCTAAAAATGGTGTTTAAAGTTTTGCTTTCTAGTTGTTGAGTCTCAAATAggaataaaacattttgaacgaaaaaattttatttaaacaatagcatatcaaatctttgaaaaatcattttgatatcattaaataaaactgttaggTATTTACTCATCATTTTATTCAACCGgcatattttttctgtttaattctGCATTTAGAAAGactaattaacttttttgctcTAACTGACCAGAACTTAATTTTATGTCAAATGAATCCTTTGTCTTTACTTAAATGAACATATTCTTTTTTTGGACCTTAATTTGAAGGTTAGGGCCAAAATTGGCGAATTATGAGATAAAACttccttatttataaattactaGTATTACTAATGGAAAGTTAAATGTGCTGTTAGGCGCAAAGAGTATATGGTGAAGCACCCAGTGTTTGCCATGTGGCCTAGTCTTTGCTGCTTGATCTTTAAATGAAGTCGGTTGAACATTCACCAGTAAAGCAATCACCGCTTTATAACAGGCAAATATTTGTAGTTtctatcttttaaattaaagccACAGGATTCCTTTAAAGATCAAGCAGCGGAGGTTAGGTCGCATGGCGAACACTGGGTGTTTTCCCCTAAGTGTGTCCATCTCGTAAATATTGACAAATGcgcaaagcagttgcaaaaactgacATAAGTACCCCGTAAGAATTTGTCAACATTTGATTTGACAATGAGTGCAAATCTTCATAAATGCAATGCATAAACTGGTATATGTGTAAACTAGCATATGTGTGCCGattgaatttgcaaaaaaataagtGCGTTTAGAGAAACATTGGCATAGGAGTTTatgtcaatttttgaaattttttggcgcacttatgtcATTGTTTGTCAACtctttcggcgcacttatgataactcgtttttttttttttttttttgcttcgcgTTATGCTTCTAAGttaagtttctaataaaagtttctaataaaaaatgtttagttaagtttctaataaaaaattaattaaaacgttaagtttctaataaaaaataaaatttttaaacataaataactttttaatttttctaaatgaacATCGAATtccattattctttttttttttttttttttttattgtctcttattttttatatttaaaataatttgtcagtatttttaaatgactgtcgttaaaattatattgatactATTTGGtttctttctttaaatgtaaatatttatgaaagttttttttatctttttattatattggaaCTGTACATagtatttttaacaatcttattctattttaaacttgtaaagcccacataggctctatgaaaaggttgtggtgactttagtcatccatatcttctttgagcccctgcctgttttttataaatcaacttttttttgtatttaaatgtttctttgtaattatattttcttattatataaacagcaaatatatatttaaaaaaaaaaagctaaataattTATGCAACTGTTGTTATGCTTCGTATTTATTCTGATTCACAATTATGCCGACCTTTGTAAATTCTATTGGCGCACTTATAACAGTTTTTGCAACTACTTCAAATATATGCTAGTTTGCACTTGTGccaattttcatttattccAATGTTTGCAAACTCTTTTGGCACACTTATGTCAATTCGAAATTACGCCAGTTTGCATTTATGCAGATTTGCTGTTATGAAAATCAAAGCTATTCTGTCGCCCCGTTTTAAACTAGTTTGCTCTGACTAGAAgcgttgatatatatataagcgtTGTATACTGCGAA
This Hydra vulgaris chromosome 04, alternate assembly HydraT2T_AEP DNA region includes the following protein-coding sequences:
- the LOC105843600 gene encoding surfeit locus protein 2, giving the protein MADKVDKEIKVFLKLYPGIFQVIDQEGRKKFVCKLTQHEIPYSLKSIENYTSGKKFQNLFSKVKSIHTIDKVIEGPYKEYFLPSRKSKSCLFCTLTKKEINNLPHEIEQHVTGYRFKKAYFLKKEAEKTGLNCNDQGQKSPSKETEISIPDFVLNSDVENNSENNEDDNESIDSNLVDTCEISECTTAPNIKQNKKLIKKMNSMDNSPVKKKKKVTETDNNCTTKLKKKNSIDKSSFKKKRTATEFDNSCTSKLKKKKNTKF
- the LOC100203038 gene encoding large ribosomal subunit protein uL10; the encoded protein is MVREDRKAWKAKYFAKIDKMLDEFPRCFLVTVDNVGSKQMQQIRIALRGKGEVLMGKNTMMRKALKAKSQKIPGLEKILPYLVGNIGFIFTKEDLTEVRDLVLSNKKNAPAKAGSIAPLDVFIPAGNTGMGPEKTSFFQALSIQTKITKGTIEILSDIHLIKKDVKVGASEAALLAMLNIQPFYYGLVIKQVYDNGSIFSPDILDISDDDIMKKFYSGVANVAAVSLAIGYPTAVSVPHSISNGFKNVAAVCLEADISIPQIAKIKEYLADPSKFAVAAAPVAAPAAAAPAAAKKEEVKKEESEPSDDDMGFGLFD